A stretch of Desulfurivibrio alkaliphilus AHT 2 DNA encodes these proteins:
- the obgE gene encoding GTPase ObgE produces the protein MSFIDEAKFLVRAGNGGNGCVSFRREKFVPKGGPDGGDGGRGGDVVLEASGRLDSLLDFKYRSHFIAQNGAHGRGKKMHGRSGADCLVKVPVGSVIRDAESGEVLADLVAEGQQLLVASGGQGGRGNVHFASATNRAPRTATKGTTGQERWLKIELKLLADVGLIGLPNAGKSTLLASLTAATPKIADYPFTTLSPQLGVLLLPGQRPCTLADIPGLIEDAHQGAGLGHTFLRHIERTRLLLQVIAVVPPGGDPEVDAAADPLAQYHLLARELGLYSHDLAQRPRLVVLNKIDLLASPAAAEEGERATAAAELARLKERFAAENVQLLPVSALTGEGLDELIKAIDGQLPAVADEQDSEDDLPGPAQEDLKGQGEPEQ, from the coding sequence ATGTCTTTTATCGATGAGGCAAAATTTCTGGTTCGGGCCGGCAACGGCGGCAATGGTTGCGTCAGCTTCCGGCGGGAAAAATTTGTCCCCAAAGGAGGCCCCGACGGCGGCGACGGCGGCCGGGGGGGTGATGTGGTCCTGGAGGCTTCCGGCCGCCTCGATTCTCTGCTCGACTTCAAGTACCGTTCTCACTTTATCGCCCAGAATGGCGCCCATGGCCGGGGCAAAAAGATGCACGGCCGCAGCGGCGCCGATTGCCTGGTAAAGGTGCCGGTGGGCTCGGTAATTCGCGATGCGGAAAGCGGCGAGGTACTGGCCGACCTGGTGGCCGAAGGCCAGCAGTTGCTGGTGGCCAGCGGTGGCCAGGGGGGGCGGGGTAACGTGCATTTCGCCTCGGCCACCAACCGGGCGCCGCGCACTGCCACCAAGGGCACCACGGGCCAGGAGCGCTGGCTCAAGATCGAGCTGAAGCTGTTGGCCGATGTGGGCCTGATCGGGCTGCCCAACGCCGGCAAGTCCACCCTGCTGGCCAGCCTTACCGCCGCCACCCCCAAGATTGCCGACTATCCCTTTACCACCTTGTCTCCCCAGTTGGGGGTGCTGCTGCTTCCCGGCCAGCGTCCCTGCACCCTGGCCGATATCCCCGGCCTGATCGAAGATGCCCACCAGGGTGCCGGTTTGGGCCATACCTTCCTGCGCCACATTGAACGCACCCGGCTGCTGCTGCAGGTGATTGCCGTCGTGCCGCCGGGCGGTGACCCCGAGGTCGATGCCGCCGCTGATCCGCTGGCTCAGTATCATTTGCTGGCTCGGGAACTGGGGCTTTACAGCCATGATTTGGCGCAGCGGCCACGGCTGGTGGTGCTCAACAAGATCGATTTGCTGGCGTCGCCGGCCGCTGCCGAGGAGGGTGAGCGGGCCACCGCGGCCGCCGAGCTGGCGCGGCTTAAAGAACGTTTTGCGGCGGAAAACGTGCAACTCCTGCCGGTTTCCGCGCTTACCGGAGAGGGCCTAGATGAGCTGATCAAGGCCATCGATGGCCAGTTGCCGGCGGTGGCCGATGAGCAGGATTCAGAAGACGACTTGCCAGGCCCGGCCCAGGAGGACCTAAAAGGGCAGGGAGAGCCGGAGCAGTGA
- the proB gene encoding glutamate 5-kinase, which produces MSRQEDNRAALQTRRCHLDKARRVVVKVGSAVLTTGEGLNYEVLDNLAAQIEQLRRDGREVILVSSGAVAAGRRKLDLGNRVLSLREKQAAAAVGQSSLMRAYEKIFEQLGTKVAQVLLTHDAFSRRDRYLNARNTIFTLLQWHLVPVINENDTVSVEELRFGDNDTLGAMVTNLLEADLFVCLTDVDALYNADPGCHADARPLRTVPAITSEIEEMAGSVGSAVGTGGMLSKIKAARMVVSRGGAAVIGPGREPDVLLRLFAGEELGSFFLPAPQKIPSRKHWIAYTLRPKGYLVLDEGACRAILGGGKSLLPSGVVEVRGDFGLGDPVHCLDRSGKPVAAGLVSYDAAAIKRIMGVKTSAIVDILGYKDSDEVIHRDNLVIL; this is translated from the coding sequence ATGAGCCGGCAGGAGGACAACAGAGCCGCTCTCCAAACCCGCCGCTGCCACCTGGACAAGGCCCGGCGGGTGGTGGTCAAGGTTGGCTCGGCGGTGTTGACCACCGGGGAAGGGCTCAACTATGAGGTCCTGGACAACCTGGCCGCCCAGATCGAGCAGTTGCGCCGCGACGGCCGGGAGGTCATTCTGGTCAGCTCCGGGGCGGTGGCCGCCGGTCGGCGCAAGCTGGACCTGGGCAACCGCGTTTTGAGCCTGCGCGAGAAACAGGCCGCCGCCGCCGTGGGGCAAAGCAGCTTGATGCGGGCGTACGAAAAAATCTTTGAACAACTGGGGACCAAGGTTGCCCAGGTGCTGCTTACCCATGACGCCTTTTCCCGCCGCGATCGCTATCTCAATGCCCGCAACACCATCTTTACCTTGTTGCAGTGGCACCTGGTGCCGGTGATCAACGAAAACGACACCGTGTCGGTGGAGGAGTTGCGCTTTGGCGACAACGACACCCTGGGGGCCATGGTGACCAATCTGCTGGAGGCCGATCTCTTCGTCTGCCTCACCGACGTGGATGCCCTGTACAACGCCGACCCCGGCTGCCATGCCGACGCCCGTCCGCTGCGGACGGTGCCGGCCATTACCTCGGAAATCGAAGAAATGGCCGGCAGTGTCGGCAGTGCCGTGGGTACCGGTGGGATGCTGAGTAAGATCAAGGCGGCCCGGATGGTGGTCTCCCGTGGCGGGGCGGCGGTCATCGGGCCCGGCCGGGAGCCCGATGTCCTGTTGCGGCTTTTTGCCGGTGAGGAACTGGGCAGCTTTTTTCTGCCCGCCCCGCAGAAAATCCCCTCCCGCAAGCACTGGATTGCTTATACCTTGCGGCCCAAGGGTTATCTGGTTTTAGATGAAGGGGCCTGCCGGGCCATTCTGGGGGGCGGCAAAAGCCTGCTGCCCTCGGGGGTTGTCGAGGTGCGGGGGGATTTTGGCCTGGGCGACCCGGTGCATTGCCTGGATCGATCCGGCAAACCCGTGGCCGCCGGACTGGTTTCCTATGATGCCGCCGCGATCAAGCGCATTATGGGGGTGAAAACCTCGGCCATTGTCGATATTCTTGGCTACAAGGACAGCGATGAGGTGATTCATCGCGACAACCTGGTGATCTTGTAA
- the rpmA gene encoding 50S ribosomal protein L27, producing MAHKKAGGSSKNGRDSNAQRRGVKRFGGQVVKAGNILVRQLGTKIHPGTNVGVGRDYTLFAKVDGVVTYEDFRRNGRSRKRVSIYPA from the coding sequence ATGGCACATAAAAAAGCGGGCGGCAGCTCGAAAAACGGTCGCGACAGTAATGCCCAACGCCGCGGCGTCAAGCGCTTTGGCGGGCAGGTGGTCAAGGCCGGCAATATTCTGGTGCGCCAGCTCGGCACCAAGATCCATCCCGGGACCAATGTCGGTGTGGGCCGGGATTACACCCTGTTTGCCAAAGTTGACGGAGTGGTGACCTACGAAGACTTCCGCCGCAACGGCCGCAGTCGCAAAAGGGTCAGCATCTATCCCGCCTGA
- a CDS encoding YfaZ family outer membrane protein: MKKLVTAALVALTMTGAQQAQAASFDLNLNDYSVQAKLAGPVANDAQLHLRFLYNDKRSLTMSSADLEFQAMIEEAPGFGIGLGVGVLGGRKKSSKANQDMLGVPVGLRFYFQPAGAENLEFQGKVFYTPKLLSFADLDRMLERRARIGYAISPTVQIYIEYQHIRANFDDLNNRTIDNNIRVGFKARF; the protein is encoded by the coding sequence ATGAAGAAACTTGTCACCGCGGCGTTAGTCGCCCTGACCATGACCGGAGCCCAGCAGGCCCAAGCCGCCTCCTTCGACCTGAACCTGAATGATTACTCCGTCCAAGCCAAGCTGGCCGGGCCGGTGGCCAACGATGCCCAACTGCACCTGCGCTTTCTTTACAACGACAAAAGAAGCCTGACCATGAGCTCCGCCGACCTGGAGTTCCAGGCCATGATTGAAGAGGCGCCGGGCTTCGGCATCGGCCTGGGAGTGGGGGTTCTGGGTGGCCGCAAGAAGAGCTCGAAGGCCAACCAGGATATGCTCGGTGTCCCGGTGGGCCTGCGGTTCTACTTCCAGCCGGCGGGGGCGGAAAACCTGGAGTTCCAGGGCAAGGTCTTTTATACCCCCAAGCTGCTCTCCTTTGCCGACCTGGACCGGATGCTGGAAAGAAGGGCTCGGATCGGCTACGCCATCAGCCCGACGGTGCAGATCTACATCGAATACCAGCACATCCGGGCCAACTTCGATGATTTAAACAACCGCACCATCGACAACAACATCAGAGTGGGCTTCAAGGCCCGGTTTTGA
- the rplU gene encoding 50S ribosomal protein L21: MYAIVRTGGKQYQVAAGSRLRVEKLAGEVGDTVELSEVLLVADGNEVKVGRPVVEGARVTARIVEQDKAKKVLVFKKKRRKGYRLKKGHRQPYTALEIKEIL, translated from the coding sequence ATGTACGCAATAGTTCGCACCGGCGGCAAACAGTACCAGGTAGCCGCGGGCAGCCGCCTGCGGGTGGAGAAACTTGCCGGCGAGGTTGGAGATACGGTGGAGTTGTCCGAGGTGCTGCTGGTCGCTGACGGCAATGAAGTTAAGGTCGGTCGGCCGGTGGTGGAAGGCGCCCGGGTTACCGCCCGGATCGTTGAACAGGACAAAGCCAAGAAGGTGCTGGTCTTCAAGAAGAAACGGCGCAAGGGTTACCGCCTGAAAAAGGGGCACCGGCAGCCGTACACCGCTCTTGAAATCAAAGAGATTCTGTAG
- the nadD gene encoding nicotinate-nucleotide adenylyltransferase, translating to MTAGLDRIGVLGGTFDPVHNGHLVLAQAARREFALDRVWLIPAAQPPHKLDEPVTPFAHRAAMLELALADQPALAVNRMEEQRPGPSYSVDTLRELRARLGPACALYFIIGSDAFVELASWKNFSDLFRYADFLVAERPDSAPGQLNNLINRLPGGFKYDSEHNRWTHPHGAHLYPLPVNAFLVSSTTIRRKIRAGEDISRLLPPPVAAYIRKHQLYR from the coding sequence ATGACGGCAGGCCTTGACCGGATCGGGGTCCTGGGCGGTACCTTCGATCCGGTGCACAACGGACATCTGGTGCTGGCCCAGGCGGCCCGGCGGGAATTCGCCCTGGATCGGGTGTGGTTGATCCCCGCCGCCCAGCCGCCCCACAAGCTTGACGAGCCGGTAACCCCTTTTGCCCACCGGGCCGCCATGCTGGAACTGGCTCTGGCCGATCAGCCGGCCTTGGCAGTCAACCGGATGGAGGAACAGCGCCCCGGTCCTTCCTACAGCGTCGATACCCTGCGGGAGTTACGCGCCCGACTGGGCCCGGCCTGTGCCCTTTACTTCATCATCGGCTCCGATGCCTTTGTCGAGCTTGCTAGCTGGAAAAATTTCTCCGACCTCTTTCGTTATGCCGATTTCCTGGTCGCGGAACGCCCGGACAGCGCCCCCGGCCAGCTCAATAACCTGATTAACCGCCTGCCGGGCGGCTTTAAGTACGATTCGGAGCATAACCGCTGGACCCATCCCCACGGTGCTCATCTCTATCCGCTGCCGGTCAACGCCTTCCTGGTTTCCTCCACCACCATCCGCCGCAAGATCCGCGCCGGTGAAGACATCTCCCGCCTGCTTCCGCCCCCGGTGGCGGCTTATATCCGCAAACATCAGCTCTACCGCTGA
- a CDS encoding glutamate-5-semialdehyde dehydrogenase — protein sequence MALEDTIATLAGETKRAARQVANLSTTVKNRLLLAMADGLLARKDYIQQENEKDLAAGREKGLSAAMLDRLALSDKVIDAMVTGLKEVAALPDPVGEISDMQRRPSGIMVGRMRIPLGVIGMIYESRPNVTVDAAALCLKAGNAVLLRGGSEALHSNLALAKVLQECLAAEQIDPAAVQVIPVTDREAVTCMLQREEEIDLIIPRGGEGLIRFVAQNSRIPVLKHYKGVCHAFVDADAELEMAARIVLNGKTQRPGVCNALETLLVHRDVAEDFLPAVGRQLVAAGVEIRGCPQTKALLPEAKAAAAEDWGMEFLDLILAVKVVADLDEAMAHIAQYGSQHTETIITGRYAHAQRFLREVDASSVMVNASTRFSDGGQYGLGAEIGISTTKLHAYGPMGLRELTTCKFIVYGEGEIRE from the coding sequence ATGGCCCTGGAAGATACCATTGCAACCCTGGCCGGGGAGACCAAACGGGCTGCCCGACAGGTGGCGAATCTTTCCACCACGGTGAAAAATCGGCTGTTGCTGGCCATGGCCGACGGGCTGCTGGCGCGTAAGGATTACATCCAGCAGGAAAACGAGAAAGACCTGGCGGCCGGTCGGGAAAAGGGCCTGTCGGCGGCCATGCTGGACCGGCTGGCCCTGAGCGATAAGGTGATCGACGCCATGGTAACCGGCCTCAAGGAGGTGGCGGCCCTGCCCGATCCGGTGGGGGAGATCTCCGATATGCAGCGCCGGCCCAGCGGCATCATGGTGGGTCGGATGCGCATTCCCCTGGGGGTAATCGGCATGATCTACGAATCCCGGCCCAACGTCACCGTCGATGCCGCCGCCCTCTGCCTCAAGGCAGGTAATGCCGTGCTGCTGCGGGGAGGATCCGAGGCACTCCATTCCAACCTGGCCCTGGCCAAGGTGCTTCAGGAGTGCCTGGCCGCGGAGCAGATCGACCCGGCCGCTGTGCAGGTGATTCCGGTAACCGATCGCGAGGCGGTGACCTGTATGCTGCAACGGGAGGAGGAGATCGACCTGATCATCCCCCGGGGCGGCGAAGGGCTGATCCGTTTTGTCGCGCAGAACTCCCGCATTCCGGTACTCAAGCACTATAAAGGGGTCTGTCATGCCTTTGTCGATGCCGATGCCGAGCTTGAAATGGCCGCCCGGATCGTGCTCAACGGCAAGACCCAGCGCCCCGGGGTCTGTAACGCCCTGGAAACCTTGCTGGTGCACCGGGATGTTGCCGAGGACTTTTTGCCCGCCGTGGGCCGGCAGCTTGTTGCCGCCGGGGTGGAAATCCGTGGCTGCCCGCAGACCAAGGCCCTGCTGCCGGAGGCCAAGGCTGCCGCGGCGGAGGATTGGGGCATGGAATTTCTCGATTTGATCCTGGCGGTCAAGGTGGTGGCGGATCTCGATGAGGCCATGGCCCATATCGCACAGTACGGCTCTCAGCATACCGAGACCATTATTACCGGCCGCTACGCCCATGCCCAGCGCTTCCTGCGCGAAGTGGACGCCTCTTCGGTGATGGTCAACGCCTCCACCCGTTTCAGCGATGGCGGCCAGTACGGCCTGGGGGCCGAGATCGGCATCAGCACCACCAAGTTGCATGCCTACGGCCCCATGGGCCTACGGGAGTTGACTACCTGCAAGTTCATCGTTTACGGTGAGGGGGAAATTCGGGAATAG